One Balaenoptera musculus isolate JJ_BM4_2016_0621 chromosome 13, mBalMus1.pri.v3, whole genome shotgun sequence genomic region harbors:
- the CCDC121 gene encoding coiled-coil domain-containing protein 121, whose protein sequence is MGAQLGTEAGKWRHWEDDWSRPPKEPLIVVGQGLGRANLWTPGGRDDKGPPGSHTAKVKRVPFPVGPPRAGNRAAGEPAARARPAAEEVKRLRAGRAGTRAGCEPRRCWAAPRAAETSPEKLEKPSALGRHFRVSPARDRRALSLAVSAKVHRDFGKERLVAEFVKLAEDSSNSLQPDLSFINNFLKPEKLTKAEKRFKEKAVVEMMKLDKQIKETQIRLEPLVEESRQLLAENVRVEEENQFFREYLTKQTEESRQRTEKLWNYYLQQSGQIEQRRQELTSKYAGKNSALKTELLQKEKILSNLNKQLEAMRDVSIVKEKQEREIQTLQQEIKKTHAETAAKKQAMLVKFFQDKALLEAQLSELDARQLGKRPTKELNSKNEALERAAKQYTSEFHNSIDRQHQQLQKELPQLIQKCQKLEVTHSRLKKKQQQLQQEQWYLQCLSRGRQRLQERRNPCPKGQGAPKTTLNPALGTKSRTHPK, encoded by the exons ATGGGGGCCCAACTAGGGACAGAGGCGGGGAAGTGGAGGCACTGGGAGGACGATTGGAGTAGGCCACCTAAAGAGCCGCTCATCGTCGTCGGGCAGGGCCTGGGAAGGGCAAACCTCTGGACCCCGGGCGGGCGGGACGACAAGGGACCCCCGGGCTCCCACACTGCGAAAGTGAAGAGAGTGCCTTTTCCTGTCGGCCCCCCGAGAGCGGGGAACCGAGCCGCCGGAGAACCGGCCGCTAGGGCTCGTCCGGCGGCCGAGGAGGTTAAGCGGCTCAGGGCTGGACGTGCCGGGACCCGGGCGGGATGCGAGCCCCGGAGATGCTGGGCCGCGCCAAGAGCCGCAGAGACCAGCCCggaaaaactggaaaaacccTCCGCACTGGGACGCCATTTCCGCGTGTCGCCAGCCCGCGACCGTAGGGCTCTCTCCCTGGCGGTCTCCGCAAAGGTGCACCGTGACTTTGGGAAGGAACGTTTGGTTGCCGAGTTTGTCAA GTTGGCTGAGGACTCCAGTAATTCCCTTCAACCGGATCTTAGtttcataaataattttctcaagcCAGAGAAGCTAACAAAGGCAGAGAAGAGGTTTAAAGAAAAGGCAGTAGTGGAAATGATGAAGCTAGACAAGCAAATCAAAGAAACTCAAATCCGACTAGAACCGTTAGTGGAGGAATCCAGGCAGCTGCTGGCGGAAAACGTACGTGTCGAGGAGGAAAACCAGTTCTTTCGGGAATACCTGACCAAGCAAACAGAGGAGTCTAGACAGCGAACCGAGAAGCTGTGGAACTACTATTTACAACAAAGTGGGCAGATcgaacaaaggagacaagaattaACCTCCAAATATGCGGGAAAAAATTCAGCGCTTAAAACAGAGCTCttgcagaaagaaaagatcctaTCCAATTTGAATAAGCAGTTGGAGGCAATGAGGGACGTTTCGATAGTAAAGGAGAAACAGGAGAGAGAAATTCAGACACTACAGCAGGAGATAAAGAAAACCCACGCTGAGACAGCTGCAAAGAAACAGGCCATGCTGGTCAAGTTCTTCCAGGATAAAGCATTACTGGAGGCACAACTGAGTGAGCTAGATGCAAGGCAGTTGGGAAAGAGACCAACAAAGGAGCTGAACAGCAAGAACGAGGCCTTGGAGAGGGCAGCAAAGCAGTACACTTCCGAGTTCCACAATAGCATCGACAGACAGCACCAGCAGTTACAGAAGGAACTACCACAGCTAATTCAGAAATGCCAGAAGTTGGAGGTTACTCACAGCCgtttaaaaaagaagcagcagcagctgcagcaggagCAGTGGTACCTACAGTGCTTAAGCCGGGGGAGGCAACGGCTGCAAGAAAGGCGTAATCCGTGCCCAAAAGGACAAGGTGCTCCAAAGACCACACTGAACCCTGCCCTAGGCACCAAATCAAGGACGCATCCAAAGTAA